In Glycine max cultivar Williams 82 chromosome 7, Glycine_max_v4.0, whole genome shotgun sequence, a single window of DNA contains:
- the LOC100806198 gene encoding protein indeterminate-domain 5, chloroplastic, with the protein MASASSSTPFLGIRQENQSQFTQQHQSSTTAASSTTTTTPTTVPQKKRRNQPGTPYPDAEVIALSPKTLMATNRFLCEVCNKGFQREQNLQLHRRGHNLPWKLKQKTNKEPKRKVYLCPEPTCVHHDPSRALGDLTGIKKHYSRKHGEKKWKCDKCSKKYAVQSDWKAHSKTCGTREYRCDCGTLFSRRDSFITHRAFCDALAHESARHPSSVNHLGTHHLYGTNHMSLGLGAQLQNHQISATNSILSLGSEPKFEHLISPNLHHSSSSSFGVQSPQSSSFFMTDPNHAFQDLQSQNQGHLFSNKQLHGLMQLPDLQGNTNNNSTTSASSLSASANNTNLFNLSFFPNTNTSGSIINDQFSNISGGNNNQGTATLYSTNSPVSNNHVGNSSLSSLFGNSSVQQDNMSPHMSATALLQKAAQMSSTTTTNNELGMRSSIENEHSSHLRGLLNSLANGNNLGQYHNVVEEPKKMSQNNLGLCFGGSDKLTLDFLGVGGMVRNMNNGGGFSQREQQQQHSMGITMSPLDPKLESAQANQHYGTSTL; encoded by the exons ATGGCTTCTGCTTCCTCATCCACACCCTTCTTGGGAATCAGACAAGAAAATCAAAGTCAGTTTACACAACAACACCAATCCTCCACTACTGCAGCTTCCTCAACTACAACTACTACTCCAACCACGGTGCCTCAGAAGAAAAGAAGGAACCAACCCGGAACACCAT ATCCAGATGCGGAGGTGATAGCACTATCTCCCAAGACCCTAATGGCAACAAACAGGTTTTTATGTGAAGTGTGCAATAAAGGGTTCCAAAGAGAGCAAAACCTACAGCTGCACAGAAGAGGACACAACTTGCCTTGGAAGCTAAAGCAAAAGACCAACAAAGAGCCAAAGAGAAAGGTTTATCTGTGTCCCGAGCCCACATGTGTTCACCATGACCCTTCAAGAGCCCTTGGAGACCTCACTGGCATTAAGAAACACTACTCTCGCAAACATGGTGAGAAGAAGTGGAAGTGTGATAAGTGCTCCAAGAAATATGCTGTTCAATCAGATTGGAAGGCACACTCCAAAACCTGTGGCACTAGAGAGTATAGATGTGACTGTGGCACCCTCTTCTCCAG GCGTGACAGTTTCATCACTCATAGGGCATTTTGTGATGCTCTAGCACATGAGAGTGCAAGACACCCTTCAAGCGTGAATCATTTGGGAACTCATCATCTGTATGGCACAAACCACATGAGCCTAGGCCTTGGTGCTCAACTTCAGAACCACCAAATCTCAGCCACTAACAGCATATTGAGCCTTGGAAGCGAACCAAAGTTTGAGCACTTGATCTCACCAAATCTGCAccactcatcatcatcatcatttggaGTGCAATCACCCCAGTCATCATCGTTCTTCATGACTGATCCAAACCATGCATTTCAAGACCTCCAATCTCAGAACCAAGGACACTTATTCTCAAACAAGCAACTTCATGGTCTCATGCAACTCCCTGATCTTCAAGGAAACACCAATAACAACTCCACTACTTCTGCTTCATCATTGTCTGCTTCAGCTAATAACACCAATCTCTTCAACCTAAGCTTCTTCCCTAACACCAACACCAGTGGCAGCATAATCAATGATCAATTCAGCAACATAAGTGGAGGTAACAATAACCAAGGAACAGCAACACTCTACAGCACTAATAGCCCCGTGAGTAATAACCATGTTGGTAACTCAAGCTTGTCTTCACTCTTTGGAAACTCATCAGTGCAACAAGATAACATGTCCCCTCACATGTCAGCCACTGCATTGCTTCAGAAAGCTGCACAAATGAGTTCAACCACAACCACCAATAATGAGTTAGGCATGAGATCAAGCATAGAGAATGAGCACAGTAGCCATCTACGTGGTTTGTTGAACTCTCTTGCCAACGGAAACAACCTTGGCCAGTATCACAACGTGGTGGAGGAGCCTAAGAAGATGTCACAAAACAATCTTGGTTTGTGCTTTGGAGGGTCTGATAAGTTGACCTTGGACTTTTTGGGTGTTGGGGGAATGGTGAGGAATATGAACAATGGTGGAGGGTTTTCACAAAgagagcaacaacaacaacactccATGGGAATTACTATGAGCCCCTTGGATCCTAAATTGGAATCAGCACAAGCAAACCAACACTATGGAACCTCAACACTCTAA